A single window of Salvia splendens isolate huo1 chromosome 8, SspV2, whole genome shotgun sequence DNA harbors:
- the LOC121745406 gene encoding peptidyl-prolyl cis-trans isomerase FKBP12-like, translating into MGIDKELIRQGNGPKPTPGQTVTVHCTGFGKNRDLNLKFWSTKDAGQKPFTFQIGKGSVIKGWDEGVLGMQLGEIAKLKCSPDYAYGSGGFPAWGIQPNSILVFEIEVLSIE; encoded by the exons ATGGGAATTGACAAGGAATTGATCAGGCAAGGCAATGGCCCCAAGCCCACACCCGGCCAAACCGTCACCGTTCACTGCACCGGTTTTGGCAAAAACCGAGATCTCAACCTAAAGTTCTGGAG CACCAAGGATGCAGGGCAGAAGCCCTTCACTTTTCAGATTGGGAAAGGCAGTGTTATTAaag GATGGGATGAAGGAGTGCTGGGAATGCAGTTGGGAGAAATTGCTAAACTGAAA TGCTCTCCTGACTACGCCTATGGCAGTGGTGGATTCCCAGCATGGGGCATTCAGCCGAACTCAATTCTGGTTTTTGAGATTGAAGTTCTGAGCATCGAGTAA